One Peribacillus simplex NBRC 15720 = DSM 1321 genomic region harbors:
- a CDS encoding IS1595 family transposase, with translation MALADIINQIRNLSQRDQQRLKEFFTNSLGSAGETESVFTDVSEQKNKDGYTCTHCQSTNVIRFGKYQVKTTINTIERQRYRCKECGKTFTDMTNTPLHRTHMPSKWLQFIECMIEGYSLRKSAKLIGAHYVTLFYWRHKILTALKQMDFELFEGIVEMDETYFLYSEKGKRNIQGRKPRLRGGSSEFRGISKDQVCVLVARDRQKRTFSKTIGKGRIIKKSLDEALSSKLSIQNVLCTDAWRAFMTYAKEIGIEHYRFKANGRERVKGIYHIQNVNSYHSRLKSWMERFNGVATKYLDHYLSWFQFLDTIKHIKDNFTITKMVLDSCSFSVNTTYDKLRLSEFSK, from the coding sequence ATGGCGTTAGCGGACATAATTAATCAAATCAGAAATCTTAGCCAAAGAGACCAGCAGCGATTGAAGGAGTTCTTCACAAACTCATTAGGGAGTGCGGGAGAAACAGAGTCTGTATTCACTGATGTATCAGAACAGAAAAACAAAGACGGCTACACCTGCACCCATTGTCAATCCACTAATGTCATTCGCTTCGGTAAATATCAGGTAAAAACTACAATCAATACCATTGAACGTCAAAGATACCGCTGCAAAGAGTGCGGTAAAACATTCACAGATATGACGAATACTCCTCTTCACAGAACTCATATGCCTAGTAAATGGCTTCAGTTCATCGAATGTATGATTGAAGGGTATTCCCTTCGGAAATCAGCTAAACTCATTGGTGCTCATTATGTGACGCTTTTTTATTGGAGGCATAAAATTCTAACTGCATTGAAACAGATGGATTTTGAACTTTTCGAAGGCATAGTAGAAATGGATGAAACCTATTTCCTCTATTCCGAGAAAGGAAAACGGAATATCCAAGGTCGAAAACCAAGGTTACGCGGTGGTAGTTCGGAGTTTAGAGGAATAAGTAAGGACCAAGTATGCGTTCTTGTAGCCAGAGACCGCCAAAAGAGAACGTTTTCCAAAACAATAGGAAAAGGGCGTATTATAAAAAAGAGTTTGGACGAAGCGTTAAGTTCCAAGCTATCAATACAAAATGTTCTATGTACGGATGCTTGGCGGGCGTTTATGACTTATGCCAAAGAAATAGGAATTGAGCATTATCGCTTTAAAGCAAATGGTAGGGAGCGTGTTAAAGGGATTTATCACATCCAGAATGTAAATAGTTATCACAGCCGTTTAAAGAGCTGGATGGAGCGTTTTAATGGTGTAGCGACTAAATATCTAGACCATTATTTGAGCTGGTTCCAATTCTTAGACACCATCAAACATATAAAAGATAACTTTACGATAACCAAAATGGTTTTAGACAGTTGTTCTTTCTCAGTTAACACAACTTATGATAAACTAAGGTTATCAGAATTTTCCAAATAA
- a CDS encoding DinB family protein — protein sequence MDVKTLLLQQWASCLDEEDWFPPLEKVLEDITFEQAIWKPADGAMNSIWELVCHLLFYEKRFLMRFLGETANEPQAENNDSTFRLPIETLENWKETKQEYFYVHRELGKILAKSEHEDLYRQIPGEDNSLVLELKSLAMHDAYHIGQIVFLSKMQGAWPGKRSF from the coding sequence ATGGATGTAAAGACACTTTTGTTACAACAATGGGCAAGCTGCTTAGATGAAGAAGACTGGTTTCCACCACTTGAAAAAGTGCTAGAGGATATTACTTTTGAACAGGCAATTTGGAAACCAGCTGATGGGGCAATGAATTCCATTTGGGAATTAGTTTGTCATTTACTTTTCTATGAAAAGAGATTTCTGATGCGATTTCTTGGTGAAACAGCGAATGAACCACAGGCAGAAAATAATGATTCTACATTTCGATTACCAATTGAGACGTTAGAAAATTGGAAGGAAACAAAACAAGAATACTTTTATGTTCATCGTGAACTTGGAAAAATACTAGCAAAATCAGAACATGAAGATTTGTATAGACAGATCCCAGGAGAAGATAATTCATTAGTGCTTGAACTGAAGAGTTTAGCAATGCACGACGCATATCATATTGGGCAAATTGTATTCCTTAGTAAAATGCAAGGAGCTTGGCCAGGGAAACGAAGCTTTTAA